From Pseudomonas sp. FP2335, the proteins below share one genomic window:
- a CDS encoding methyl-accepting chemotaxis protein — MSLRNMRIGVRASLSFGVLASLLVIVGLFGLGQMAKLRESALIIEQSWMPSIENIHDSAAYVASIRLETLRLATTDESRIRDNSKSLITRQRSELQTLLEHHETLLSNDQERELLKQLKVNVNSYLNLVGQIITLVDGDQQQDAIDLLNTRLAPQGVVLGKSLESLITFNQSGVESAVDAAARTYSSALWVVGLIIVFALIATLALAWLLTRSITAPISQALTVARTIAAGDLSQPITVQGHDEPAQLLGALAGMQAELQATIRGISESAQQLASAAEEMSSVMEQSTRGLQAQNDEIEQAATAVTQMSAAVDEVAGNAVSSAEASKASDEDSKHGHYQISETISSIQNLVDEVLGASNKAEGLAVQAQDISKVLEVIRGIAGQTNLLALNAAIEAARAGEAGRGFAVVADEVRSLAQRTQDSTEEIEQMINGIQQGTQDTVGALNSSAEHAGQTLQRANSAGSALEKITAAISQISQRNLVIASAAEQQALVAREVDRSLVNIRDLSTQTAAGATQTSAASQELSRLAVDLNGLVTRFVL, encoded by the coding sequence ATGTCATTGAGGAATATGCGGATCGGCGTGCGTGCCAGTCTGAGTTTTGGGGTTCTGGCCAGCCTGCTGGTGATTGTCGGCCTGTTTGGCCTGGGGCAGATGGCCAAGCTGCGCGAAAGCGCGCTGATCATCGAGCAATCGTGGATGCCGAGCATCGAGAATATCCACGACAGCGCCGCCTACGTCGCCAGCATCCGCCTGGAAACCTTGCGCCTGGCGACCACTGATGAGTCGCGGATTCGCGACAACAGCAAAAGCCTGATCACCCGCCAGCGCAGCGAACTGCAAACCTTGCTGGAACATCACGAGACCTTGCTCAGCAACGATCAAGAGCGCGAGTTGCTCAAGCAGCTCAAGGTCAATGTGAACAGCTACCTCAACCTGGTCGGGCAGATCATCACGCTGGTGGACGGCGACCAGCAACAAGACGCCATCGACCTGCTCAACACGCGCCTGGCGCCCCAGGGCGTGGTCCTCGGCAAAAGCCTGGAAAGCCTGATTACCTTTAACCAGAGCGGCGTCGAGTCGGCGGTGGATGCGGCCGCGCGCACGTACTCGAGCGCGCTGTGGGTGGTCGGCCTGATCATCGTGTTTGCGTTGATCGCGACCTTGGCGCTGGCCTGGCTGCTGACACGCAGCATCACCGCCCCCATCAGCCAGGCACTGACGGTGGCGCGCACCATCGCCGCCGGAGACTTGAGCCAGCCGATCACTGTGCAAGGCCATGACGAACCGGCGCAATTGCTCGGCGCCCTGGCCGGCATGCAGGCCGAGTTGCAGGCCACCATCCGAGGCATCAGCGAATCGGCGCAACAACTGGCCTCCGCCGCGGAAGAGATGAGCTCGGTGATGGAACAGAGCACCCGTGGCCTGCAAGCGCAGAACGATGAAATCGAACAGGCCGCCACCGCCGTCACCCAGATGAGCGCGGCGGTGGACGAAGTGGCGGGCAATGCGGTGTCCAGCGCCGAGGCGTCGAAGGCGTCCGACGAAGACAGCAAGCACGGCCACTACCAGATCAGCGAAACCATCAGTTCGATCCAGAACCTGGTGGACGAAGTGCTCGGCGCCTCGAACAAGGCCGAAGGCCTGGCGGTGCAGGCCCAGGACATCAGCAAGGTGCTGGAAGTGATCCGTGGCATCGCCGGGCAAACCAACCTGCTGGCCCTCAACGCGGCGATTGAAGCCGCCCGCGCGGGCGAGGCCGGCCGTGGTTTTGCAGTGGTCGCCGACGAGGTGCGCTCGCTGGCGCAACGCACCCAGGACTCCACCGAAGAAATCGAGCAGATGATCAACGGTATCCAGCAAGGCACCCAGGACACCGTCGGCGCGCTGAACAGCAGCGCGGAGCACGCCGGCCAGACCTTGCAGCGGGCCAACAGCGCCGGCAGCGCCCTGGAAAAGATCACTGCGGCCATTTCGCAGATCAGCCAGCGCAACCTGGTGATCGCCAGCGCCGCCGAACAGCAGGCACTGGTGGCCCGCGAAGTCGACCGCAGCCTGGTGAACATTCGCGACCTGTCCACCCAGACCGCCGCCGGAGCGACCCAGACCTCGGCCGCCAGCCAGGAACTGTCGCGCCTGGCGGTGGACCTCAATGGGTTGGTCACGCGGTTTGTCCTGTGA
- a CDS encoding DMT family transporter, with the protein MRPVDTVYLLGLAAIWGASFLFMRIIAPELGAVPTAFFRVSIAAAGLLAMLAVMRVKWDFQGKFKTVLLLGVINSGIPATMYSVAAQVLPAGYSAIFNATTPLMGVLIGGLFFSERLTPSKLAGVSLGLLGVGVLTRAGPVAFDLELLMGALACLVATTCYGFAGFLARRWLDQRGGLDSRLSALGSMLGATLFLLPLFAYSAINHPPASWGGWPVWGSLLGLGLVCTALAYVLYFRLLTAIGPVKSMTTTFLIPPFGVLWGALLLGEPLSMAHVYGAVLIAGALWLVLRRPNL; encoded by the coding sequence GTGAGACCTGTCGACACCGTGTACCTGCTGGGGCTCGCTGCCATTTGGGGCGCGAGTTTCCTGTTTATGCGCATCATCGCACCGGAACTTGGGGCAGTGCCGACCGCGTTTTTCCGTGTGTCGATTGCCGCCGCCGGCCTGCTGGCGATGCTCGCGGTAATGCGCGTGAAGTGGGATTTCCAGGGCAAGTTCAAGACCGTCCTGCTGCTGGGGGTCATCAACTCGGGCATCCCGGCGACCATGTATTCTGTGGCGGCCCAGGTGCTGCCGGCGGGTTACTCGGCAATCTTCAACGCCACCACGCCGTTGATGGGCGTATTGATCGGCGGGTTGTTTTTCAGTGAACGCCTGACGCCGTCGAAACTCGCCGGGGTCAGCCTGGGCCTGCTGGGCGTCGGCGTACTGACCCGCGCGGGGCCGGTGGCGTTTGACCTGGAATTGTTGATGGGCGCGCTGGCCTGCCTGGTGGCCACCACCTGTTATGGCTTTGCCGGGTTCCTCGCACGGCGCTGGCTGGATCAACGCGGCGGGCTGGACAGTCGCCTGTCGGCCCTGGGCAGTATGCTCGGCGCCACCCTGTTTCTGCTGCCGCTGTTTGCCTACAGCGCCATCAACCATCCGCCCGCGAGCTGGGGTGGCTGGCCGGTGTGGGGGTCGTTGCTGGGGTTGGGGCTGGTGTGTACGGCGCTGGCCTACGTCCTGTACTTCCGCTTGCTGACGGCCATCGGGCCGGTGAAGTCGATGACCACGACCTTTCTGATCCCGCCATTTGGGGTGTTGTGGGGCGCGCTGTTGTTGGGCGAGCCGTTGTCGATGGCCCATGTGTATGGCGCAGTGTTGATTGCCGGAGCGCTATGGCTCGTCCTACGCCGACCAAACCTGTAG
- a CDS encoding CPBP family intramembrane glutamic endopeptidase has translation MLTLPWLYLALLSIGYGLALIYGQLGVLAGVSVALLLLAGYAVRQQRTPWARYLGHGLFIVLALSLALHWLPGFYNGRGIDPQRLTPDAVPFSMYLNQDKPLIGFWLLLACPWIVARRSLRLSICVAALALTLTAVAALGGAALLGMISWAPKWPEQAWLWVLNNLLLVTLVEEALFRGYIQGGLSQRFKQLPYGDNLALLLASLLFGLVHLGAGWQWVLLASIAGAGYGLAYRFGGLGAAVATHFGLNLLHFGLFTYPMLAG, from the coding sequence ATGCTCACATTGCCCTGGCTGTACCTGGCACTTCTTTCCATTGGCTATGGCCTGGCCCTGATCTACGGGCAATTGGGCGTGCTGGCCGGGGTGTCGGTGGCCCTGTTGTTGCTGGCCGGCTACGCGGTACGCCAGCAACGCACGCCATGGGCACGCTACCTGGGCCACGGCTTGTTTATCGTGCTGGCCTTGAGCCTGGCGCTGCACTGGTTGCCGGGTTTCTACAACGGCCGCGGCATTGACCCGCAGCGGTTGACCCCGGATGCAGTGCCCTTCTCGATGTACCTGAACCAAGACAAACCGCTGATCGGCTTCTGGCTGCTGCTGGCCTGCCCGTGGATCGTGGCGCGTCGTTCGTTGCGCCTGTCGATCTGCGTCGCAGCACTGGCCCTGACCCTCACGGCCGTTGCCGCGCTGGGTGGCGCGGCGTTGCTGGGCATGATCAGCTGGGCGCCAAAATGGCCGGAGCAGGCGTGGCTGTGGGTGTTGAACAACCTGCTGCTGGTCACGCTGGTCGAAGAAGCGCTGTTCCGTGGCTACATCCAGGGCGGCTTGAGCCAGCGCTTCAAACAGCTGCCCTACGGCGACAACCTCGCACTGCTGCTGGCCTCGCTGTTGTTCGGCCTGGTGCACCTGGGCGCGGGCTGGCAATGGGTGCTGCTGGCCAGCATTGCCGGGGCCGGTTATGGCCTGGCGTATCGCTTTGGCGGGTTGGGCGCAGCGGTAGCGACGCACTTTGGCTTGAACCTGCTTCACTTCGGTTTGTTTACGTACCCGATGCTGGCCGGTTGA
- a CDS encoding PAS domain-containing methyl-accepting chemotaxis protein, with product MRNNQPVTQRERTFPAQQRLISTTDAKGVITYCNDAFVEISGFTRDELLRAPHNLVRHPDVPAAVFAHMWSTLKQGLPWMGIVKNRCKTGDHYWVNAYVTPVFDGNQVVGYESVRIKPTAEQIRRAEALYQRINQGKSAVPQRDKWLPVLQDWVPFILVSQLSFMIGASLNSHWGFALAAGLSVPLGLLGLSWQQRGLKRLLRLAEQTTSDPLIAQMYTDSRGAQARLEMSILSQEARLKTCLTRLQDTAEHLNDQAAQSNTLAHNSSSGLERQRVETEQVATAVNQMAATTQEVASHVQRTADATQEANRLTGRGRDIAGETREAIQRLSVAVGETGVTVTQLAKDSDEIGGVVDVIKGIADQTNLLALNAAIEAARAGEMGRGFAVVADEVRQLAQRTAESTGQIHTLIAKLQQTAAAAVQTMDAGHRQAEEGVARVMEADQALVGISEAVAHITDMTTQIAAATEEQSSVAEEISRNISTIALLADQTSEQALNSAQLSEELTHTANTQYSLVERFNR from the coding sequence ATGCGTAATAACCAACCCGTTACCCAGCGCGAACGTACCTTCCCCGCTCAGCAACGGTTGATCTCCACCACAGACGCCAAGGGTGTGATCACCTACTGCAACGACGCATTTGTCGAAATCAGTGGGTTCACCCGGGACGAACTGCTGCGCGCACCGCACAACCTGGTGCGTCACCCGGATGTACCGGCGGCTGTGTTCGCGCATATGTGGTCCACGCTCAAACAAGGCTTGCCATGGATGGGCATTGTCAAGAACCGCTGCAAGACCGGGGATCACTACTGGGTTAACGCCTACGTGACGCCAGTCTTCGACGGCAACCAGGTGGTCGGCTACGAATCGGTGCGCATCAAGCCCACCGCCGAGCAGATCCGCCGGGCCGAAGCGCTCTATCAACGCATCAACCAGGGCAAGTCGGCCGTTCCCCAGCGGGACAAGTGGCTGCCGGTGTTGCAGGACTGGGTGCCGTTTATCCTGGTCAGCCAACTGAGCTTCATGATCGGTGCGTCGCTCAACTCCCACTGGGGCTTTGCCCTGGCGGCGGGCTTGTCGGTGCCGCTCGGCCTGCTGGGCTTGAGCTGGCAGCAGCGTGGCCTCAAGCGTTTGCTGCGCCTGGCCGAGCAGACCACCTCCGACCCGTTGATCGCGCAGATGTACACCGACAGCCGTGGCGCACAGGCGCGATTGGAGATGTCGATCCTCAGCCAGGAAGCCCGTCTGAAGACGTGCCTGACACGCTTGCAGGACACCGCCGAGCACCTCAACGACCAGGCAGCGCAGTCCAACACCCTGGCGCACAACAGCTCCAGCGGCCTGGAGCGCCAGCGCGTGGAGACCGAACAGGTGGCCACCGCGGTCAACCAGATGGCGGCAACCACCCAGGAAGTCGCCAGCCACGTGCAGCGCACCGCCGATGCGACCCAGGAGGCCAATCGCCTGACCGGTCGTGGCCGCGACATCGCCGGGGAAACCCGCGAGGCGATTCAGCGCCTGTCGGTGGCCGTTGGCGAGACCGGCGTGACCGTCACCCAACTGGCCAAGGACAGCGATGAAATCGGCGGCGTGGTCGACGTGATCAAAGGCATCGCCGACCAGACCAACCTGCTGGCGCTCAACGCCGCCATCGAAGCGGCACGTGCCGGTGAGATGGGCCGTGGTTTTGCGGTGGTCGCCGACGAGGTGCGCCAACTGGCCCAGCGTACGGCCGAGTCCACCGGGCAGATCCATACCTTGATCGCCAAGTTGCAGCAGACTGCCGCCGCCGCCGTCCAGACCATGGACGCCGGGCATCGCCAGGCCGAAGAAGGCGTGGCACGGGTAATGGAAGCGGATCAGGCGTTGGTGGGCATCAGTGAGGCGGTGGCGCATATCACCGATATGACCACCCAGATCGCGGCGGCGACCGAGGAGCAAAGCTCGGTGGCGGAAGAGATCAGCCGCAATATCAGCACGATCGCGCTGTTGGCGGATCAGACGTCGGAGCAGGCGTTGAATTCGGCGCAGTTGAGTGAAGAGCTGACGCATACGGCGAATACCCAGTATTCGCTGGTGGAGCGTTTCAACCGGTAA
- a CDS encoding alpha/beta family hydrolase, giving the protein MGKEHKASIDGDQWAQCVRERGWLWDVASNVAGHTPMTLILAHGAGAPMDSSFMGDMAARLAGHGVNVLRFEFPYMAQRRVDGGKRPPNPAPKLLDAWREVYAEVRRHVAGKLAVGGKSMGGRMASLLADELGADGLVCLGYPFYAVGKPEKPRVEHLAGLKTPTLIVQGERDALGNRAAVEGYVLSPNIEVMWLVAGDHDLKPLKASGFSHEQHLAAAALKVAGFLGGC; this is encoded by the coding sequence ATGGGCAAAGAGCACAAGGCCAGTATTGACGGGGATCAATGGGCGCAGTGTGTGCGGGAACGCGGATGGCTGTGGGATGTCGCGTCGAACGTTGCAGGACATACGCCTATGACGTTGATCCTGGCCCACGGCGCCGGTGCGCCGATGGACTCATCCTTCATGGGTGACATGGCTGCACGCCTTGCCGGGCACGGTGTGAACGTGTTGCGCTTCGAGTTCCCCTACATGGCCCAGCGCCGTGTGGACGGCGGTAAACGCCCACCGAACCCGGCGCCGAAACTGCTGGACGCCTGGCGGGAGGTGTATGCCGAGGTGCGACGTCATGTCGCTGGGAAGCTGGCGGTGGGCGGCAAGTCCATGGGCGGGCGCATGGCCAGTCTGTTGGCGGATGAATTGGGCGCTGATGGGCTGGTGTGCCTGGGTTATCCGTTCTATGCGGTGGGCAAGCCGGAGAAACCTCGGGTCGAGCATCTGGCGGGGTTGAAGACGCCGACATTGATCGTGCAGGGCGAGCGCGATGCCCTGGGGAATCGGGCGGCGGTGGAAGGCTATGTGCTGTCGCCGAACATCGAGGTGATGTGGCTGGTGGCGGGGGATCATGACTTGAAGCCGTTGAAGGCTTCGGGGTTCAGTCATGAGCAGCATCTGGCCGCTGCGGCGCTGAAAGTGGCTGGGTTTCTCGGCGGCTGTTAG
- the ccoN gene encoding cytochrome-c oxidase, cbb3-type subunit I encodes MNTTLSTAYNYKVVRQFAIMTVVWGIVGMGLGVFLAAQLVWPALNFDLPWTSFGRLRPLHTNAVIFAFGGCALFASSFYSVQRTCQTQLFAPKIAAFCFWGWQLVILLAAITLPLGYTSSKEYAELEWPIDILITIVWVAYAIVFFGTVMKRNTKHIYVGNWFFGAFIITVAILHIVNNLEIPVSLTKSYSLYGGATDAMVQWWYGHNAVGFFLTAGFLGMMYYFVPKQAERPVYSYRLSIVHFWALITLYIWAGPHHLHYTALPDWAQSLGMVMSLVLLAPSWGGMINGMMTLSGAWHKLRSDPILRFLVVSLAFYGMSTFEGPMMAIKTVNALSHYTDWTIGHVHAGALGWVAMISIGALYHMIPKIFGREQMYSLGLINAHFWLATIGTVLYIASMWVNGIAQGLMWRAVNEDGTLTYSFVETLVASHPGFIVRLVGGAVFLTGMLLMAYNTWRTVRSPQPVEAATTAQLA; translated from the coding sequence ATGAACACTACTTTAAGTACCGCCTATAACTACAAGGTGGTCCGCCAATTCGCCATTATGACGGTGGTGTGGGGCATCGTCGGCATGGGGCTCGGGGTTTTTCTCGCCGCCCAATTGGTCTGGCCTGCTCTGAACTTCGATCTGCCGTGGACCAGCTTCGGCCGCCTGCGCCCGCTGCACACCAACGCGGTGATCTTCGCGTTCGGTGGCTGCGCGCTGTTCGCCAGCTCCTTCTACTCGGTGCAACGCACCTGCCAGACCCAGCTGTTCGCGCCGAAAATCGCCGCGTTCTGCTTCTGGGGCTGGCAGTTGGTCATCCTGCTGGCCGCGATCACCTTGCCGCTGGGCTACACCAGCTCCAAGGAATACGCCGAGCTGGAATGGCCGATCGACATTCTCATCACCATCGTCTGGGTGGCCTACGCCATCGTGTTCTTCGGCACGGTGATGAAGCGCAACACCAAGCATATCTATGTCGGTAACTGGTTCTTCGGTGCGTTCATCATCACCGTGGCGATCCTGCATATCGTCAACAACCTGGAAATCCCGGTCAGCCTGACCAAGTCCTACTCCCTCTACGGTGGTGCGACGGATGCCATGGTGCAGTGGTGGTACGGGCACAACGCGGTAGGCTTCTTCCTCACCGCCGGTTTCCTGGGGATGATGTACTACTTCGTGCCGAAACAGGCCGAGCGTCCGGTGTATTCCTATCGCTTGTCCATCGTGCACTTCTGGGCACTGATCACCCTGTACATCTGGGCCGGTCCTCACCACTTGCACTACACCGCGCTGCCGGACTGGGCACAGTCCCTGGGCATGGTGATGTCGCTGGTGCTGCTGGCTCCGAGCTGGGGCGGCATGATCAACGGCATGATGACCTTGTCGGGCGCCTGGCATAAGCTGCGCAGCGACCCGATCCTGCGCTTCCTGGTGGTATCGCTGGCGTTCTACGGCATGTCGACGTTTGAAGGCCCGATGATGGCGATCAAGACCGTGAACGCCCTCTCCCACTACACCGACTGGACCATCGGCCACGTACACGCGGGTGCCCTCGGCTGGGTAGCGATGATCTCCATCGGCGCGCTGTACCACATGATCCCGAAAATCTTCGGCCGCGAGCAGATGTACAGCCTCGGCCTGATCAACGCGCACTTCTGGCTGGCCACCATCGGCACCGTGCTCTACATCGCCTCGATGTGGGTCAACGGCATCGCCCAGGGCCTGATGTGGCGTGCGGTCAACGAAGACGGCACCTTGACCTACTCCTTCGTCGAAACCCTGGTGGCCAGCCACCCAGGCTTCATCGTGCGGTTGGTGGGCGGTGCAGTATTCCTCACCGGCATGTTGCTGATGGCTTACAACACGTGGCGCACCGTGCGTTCGCCACAGCCTGTCGAAGCCGCCACCACTGCGCAGCTGGCCTGA
- the ccoO gene encoding cytochrome-c oxidase, cbb3-type subunit II gives MKHETIEKNVGILMLLMVLAVSIGGLTQIVPLFFQDVTNKPVEGMKPYTALQLEGRDIYIREGCVQCHSQMIRPFRAETERYGHYSVAGESVWDHPFLWGSKRTGPDLARVGARYSDDWHRAHLYNPRNVVPESKMPAYPWLVTAPVDSSHTEKKLSVMRTLGVPYTDDDISGAVASLKGKTEMDALVSYLQVLGTAIKSKR, from the coding sequence ATGAAACACGAAACGATTGAAAAGAACGTCGGCATCCTGATGCTGCTGATGGTGCTGGCCGTGAGTATCGGCGGCCTGACCCAGATCGTCCCGCTGTTCTTCCAGGACGTCACCAACAAGCCGGTGGAGGGCATGAAGCCCTACACCGCGCTGCAACTGGAAGGCCGTGACATCTACATCCGTGAAGGCTGCGTACAGTGCCACTCGCAGATGATCCGTCCGTTCCGCGCCGAAACCGAACGCTACGGCCACTACTCGGTCGCTGGCGAAAGCGTGTGGGACCACCCGTTCCTGTGGGGCTCCAAGCGTACCGGGCCGGACCTGGCACGTGTCGGCGCGCGCTACTCGGACGACTGGCATCGCGCGCACTTGTACAACCCGCGCAACGTGGTGCCTGAGTCGAAAATGCCGGCCTACCCGTGGTTGGTCACAGCCCCGGTCGACAGCAGCCACACCGAGAAAAAGTTGAGCGTGATGCGCACCCTCGGCGTGCCGTACACCGACGACGACATCAGCGGCGCAGTCGCCAGCCTCAAGGGCAAGACCGAGATGGACGCGCTGGTTTCGTACCTGCAAGTGCTCGGCACTGCCATCAAGAGCAAGAGGTGA
- a CDS encoding cbb3-type cytochrome c oxidase subunit 3: protein MGFEFDAGTIRGLGTLVVAIAFIGLSLWVFNNRRNAEFEQARLLPFADEPSPSDAQEEPAIRSTRP from the coding sequence ATGGGATTTGAATTCGATGCGGGCACCATCCGCGGCCTTGGCACGCTGGTCGTCGCCATCGCCTTTATCGGCCTGTCGCTGTGGGTGTTCAACAACCGGCGCAATGCGGAATTCGAGCAGGCGCGCCTGCTGCCGTTCGCCGATGAACCCTCTCCATCCGACGCTCAAGAAGAGCCTGCAATAAGGAGCACCCGGCCATGA
- the ccoP gene encoding cytochrome-c oxidase, cbb3-type subunit III, whose product MTLFWSTWICVLTLGSLIGLTWLLIGTRKGETKGSVDQTMGHAFDGIEEYDNPLPQWWFMLFAGTLVFAVGYLILYPGLGNWKGVLPGYEDGWTQNKEWDKEMAKADAKFGPIFAKFAAMPVEEVAKDPQALKMGGRLFASNCAVCHGSDAKGAYGFPNLADNIWRWGGSAEAIKTTILNGRHAAMPAWGEILGEDGVKNVAAYVRHDLAKLPLPADSTADLAAGQAAFNTTCVACHGPQGHGMEAMGAPNLTEPAGFIYGTSLAQLQQTIRHGRQGQMPAQDVLQGNDKVHLLAAYVYSLSHGEQKAAQ is encoded by the coding sequence ATGACCCTATTTTGGAGTACATGGATCTGCGTACTGACCCTGGGTAGCCTGATCGGCCTGACCTGGCTGTTGATCGGCACCCGCAAGGGCGAGACCAAGGGCAGCGTCGACCAGACCATGGGCCACGCCTTCGACGGGATCGAGGAATACGACAACCCGCTGCCCCAGTGGTGGTTCATGTTGTTCGCCGGCACCCTGGTGTTTGCGGTCGGCTACCTGATCCTCTACCCGGGCCTGGGCAACTGGAAAGGCGTATTGCCAGGCTACGAGGACGGCTGGACCCAGAACAAGGAATGGGACAAGGAAATGGCCAAGGCCGACGCCAAGTTCGGGCCGATCTTCGCCAAATTCGCAGCCATGCCCGTGGAAGAAGTCGCCAAAGACCCGCAAGCGTTGAAAATGGGCGGCCGCCTGTTTGCCTCCAACTGCGCAGTGTGCCACGGCTCGGACGCCAAGGGCGCGTACGGTTTCCCGAACCTGGCGGACAACATCTGGCGCTGGGGCGGTTCGGCCGAGGCGATCAAGACCACCATCCTCAACGGTCGCCACGCGGCGATGCCGGCCTGGGGTGAAATCCTCGGCGAAGACGGTGTGAAAAACGTGGCCGCCTATGTCCGTCACGACCTGGCCAAACTGCCATTGCCGGCCGACAGCACCGCCGACCTGGCCGCCGGCCAAGCCGCGTTCAACACCACCTGCGTGGCCTGCCACGGCCCGCAAGGCCACGGCATGGAAGCCATGGGTGCGCCGAACCTGACCGAGCCTGCCGGTTTCATCTACGGCACCAGCCTGGCACAGTTGCAGCAGACCATCCGTCACGGCCGCCAAGGCCAGATGCCGGCGCAGGATGTGCTGCAAGGCAACGATAAGGTGCACTTGTTGGCGGCGTATGTTTACAGCTTGTCCCATGGGGAGCAGAAGGCTGCGCAGTAA
- a CDS encoding type II toxin-antitoxin system Phd/YefM family antitoxin produces the protein MTITTISSREFNQDTSGAKKATRQGPVFITDRGKPAHVLLSIEDYQKLTGLNADIVDLLVMPDAADIDFETERAVITHRPVDLS, from the coding sequence ATGACCATCACCACTATTTCCAGCCGCGAATTCAATCAAGACACAAGCGGTGCCAAAAAAGCCACGCGCCAAGGCCCGGTTTTCATCACCGACCGCGGCAAACCCGCCCATGTGCTGCTAAGCATTGAGGACTACCAGAAATTGACTGGTCTGAATGCCGACATCGTTGACTTGCTGGTGATGCCGGACGCCGCCGATATCGACTTCGAAACCGAACGCGCCGTGATCACTCATCGCCCTGTGGACCTTTCTTGA
- a CDS encoding type II toxin-antitoxin system VapC family toxin, with protein MYLLDTNVISELRKPQADGNVVAWARSVIAPRMFISAITLKELETGVLRMERRDPAQGKVLRTWLKRHVMPAFDARILPVDAAVALRCAHLHVPDQVNESDALIAATALVHGLTVVTRNVSDFKSSGVTVINPWDE; from the coding sequence ATGTATCTACTCGACACCAATGTCATTTCCGAACTGCGTAAACCCCAGGCTGACGGGAACGTCGTCGCCTGGGCCAGGAGCGTCATCGCACCCCGCATGTTTATCTCTGCGATTACGCTAAAGGAGCTGGAAACCGGGGTGTTGCGCATGGAGCGGCGCGATCCGGCGCAGGGCAAGGTGTTGCGCACCTGGCTCAAGCGCCACGTGATGCCGGCGTTCGATGCGCGGATCCTGCCGGTGGACGCCGCCGTCGCGCTGCGTTGTGCCCACTTGCACGTACCCGACCAGGTCAACGAGAGTGATGCACTGATCGCGGCGACCGCGCTGGTACATGGGCTCACCGTTGTCACGCGCAATGTCAGTGACTTCAAATCCAGTGGCGTGACGGTGATCAACCCCTGGGACGAATAA